One segment of Candidatus Schekmanbacteria bacterium DNA contains the following:
- a CDS encoding DUF362 domain-containing protein, producing the protein MPKNMDRRNFLKTTYRAVLGAGGTALLGYYYLGKETVKNRATSIQKRDYSVPPVDALPDLSIVEGDDIEKMVDRGINLIGGIERFISKGDKVTIKPNIGWDRVPEQAANTNPDLVKKVVELCLNAGAEKVIVVDISCNDPVRCYQRSGIAAKALEAGAVVSIPKERNFRRLKINGSVLDEWPVYKDFIETDKVINIPIAKHHNLTGLTMGLKNWYGILGGRREALHQKIDESIADLASFIQPTLTILDAYRILLRNGPQGGSLDDVALKKTIAFSTDQVAIDAFGATLFGLKPESLGFLKVSYMRGIGEIDLTKIKIAREKI; encoded by the coding sequence ATGCCTAAAAATATGGACAGAAGAAATTTCCTTAAAACAACTTATCGTGCAGTATTGGGTGCCGGTGGTACTGCTCTTCTTGGATATTACTATTTAGGAAAAGAAACTGTAAAAAATAGAGCTACATCTATTCAAAAAAGAGATTATTCTGTGCCTCCTGTCGATGCACTGCCTGACCTATCAATAGTGGAAGGAGACGATATTGAGAAGATGGTTGATAGAGGAATAAATCTAATAGGAGGCATTGAAAGATTTATTTCTAAAGGCGACAAAGTAACCATAAAACCAAATATCGGATGGGATAGGGTCCCTGAGCAGGCGGCAAATACAAATCCTGATTTGGTAAAAAAAGTAGTTGAATTGTGCCTCAATGCAGGCGCAGAAAAGGTGATTGTCGTTGATATATCCTGCAATGATCCTGTTCGATGTTATCAGAGAAGCGGTATTGCCGCAAAAGCATTGGAAGCAGGCGCTGTAGTCTCAATTCCAAAAGAAAGAAATTTCAGACGATTGAAAATCAATGGTTCAGTATTGGATGAATGGCCTGTATATAAGGATTTCATTGAAACTGATAAAGTAATAAATATCCCCATAGCAAAACACCATAATCTTACAGGCCTTACTATGGGGTTGAAAAACTGGTACGGTATTTTGGGTGGCAGGCGCGAAGCCTTACATCAGAAGATAGATGAAAGCATAGCAGACCTTGCTTCCTTTATTCAGCCAACCTTAACTATCCTCGACGCCTATAGAATTCTTTTGAGGAATGGACCGCAAGGAGGAAGTCTCGATGATGTGGCATTGAAAAAAACAATAGCTTTTTCTACTGATCAAGTGGCAATAGACGCCTTCGGAGCAACATTGTTTGGATTAAAACCGGAAAGTCTTGGATTCTTGAAAGTTTCCTATATGCGCGGCATTGGAGAAATTGATTTAACAAAGATAAAAATAGCGAGGGAAAAAATCTGA
- a CDS encoding MFS transporter, protein MKKEKKFLGIHIAEDLKTYNFVGIYLICAILMLAYMIPTIALPRFLKETIGVGDKNFGTINSAIQIIGSLTNIFFLGYVGFLSDRFGRKILLSYGMLCAALSFIIYSLPPYFSSVFGISPLLFVFIFHFFFSLSMTFAFPQMITITADYTNFKSRGKAMAVASTMMGIGVTGSFFIFSKLQDSFGVLSLFFIGAGVCFVTFLIAKFMVVDRFVEKHKKNKETKTSAKQNWKIVLEELKTNKGLTFCIVSTFPASVDRIILGIFIFIWAVQSAPDYGLSHAKATAMAGIVVGLSSLCALISTPFWGIAADRISRMPIVVLGLFLKGTGFLLIGFSSSPFSLQVKLAGILTGLGVAAVSVGTTTLTADLSPKKILGSVLGVSNTVGSLGTLTFVQLGGIIFDWISHSSPFALVGIADAAALIYGLSVWKDIPKINKHSDFRDSHY, encoded by the coding sequence ATGAAGAAAGAAAAAAAATTTCTTGGCATTCATATTGCTGAAGATTTAAAAACTTACAATTTCGTAGGTATCTATCTGATTTGCGCAATTTTGATGCTTGCCTATATGATACCAACTATAGCACTTCCCCGCTTCTTGAAGGAGACAATAGGTGTAGGAGATAAAAATTTTGGCACCATAAATTCTGCAATTCAGATTATTGGTTCTCTTACTAATATCTTTTTTCTTGGTTATGTGGGATTCTTATCTGACCGTTTTGGAAGGAAGATACTTCTTTCATACGGAATGCTTTGCGCGGCTCTATCTTTCATTATATATTCTCTACCTCCTTATTTTTCCTCTGTATTTGGAATATCTCCACTTCTATTCGTCTTCATATTTCATTTCTTCTTTTCCCTATCAATGACTTTCGCTTTTCCTCAGATGATTACCATAACAGCTGACTATACAAATTTCAAAAGCCGCGGCAAAGCAATGGCAGTTGCATCGACTATGATGGGAATAGGAGTAACAGGATCCTTTTTTATCTTTTCAAAATTACAAGACTCCTTTGGTGTCCTTTCATTGTTTTTTATAGGGGCAGGTGTGTGCTTCGTCACTTTTCTCATCGCTAAATTTATGGTTGTTGATAGATTCGTAGAAAAACATAAAAAAAATAAAGAAACGAAAACTTCTGCAAAACAAAATTGGAAGATAGTTTTAGAAGAGCTTAAAACAAACAAAGGACTTACATTCTGCATAGTATCTACCTTCCCCGCATCAGTTGATAGAATAATCCTTGGTATTTTTATATTCATCTGGGCAGTGCAAAGCGCTCCTGATTATGGACTGAGCCATGCGAAAGCAACTGCTATGGCAGGTATTGTAGTGGGGCTTTCAAGTTTATGTGCTCTTATATCAACACCTTTTTGGGGAATAGCAGCAGACAGAATCAGCAGAATGCCAATAGTCGTTTTAGGACTCTTTTTGAAAGGCACAGGATTTCTTTTGATAGGATTTTCTTCAAGCCCCTTTTCCCTTCAAGTAAAGCTTGCCGGAATTCTCACAGGGCTTGGTGTAGCAGCAGTATCAGTTGGCACTACAACTCTGACAGCAGACCTTTCTCCTAAGAAGATTCTTGGCTCAGTTCTTGGCGTCTCAAATACTGTGGGGTCCTTAGGCACCTTGACCTTTGTTCAACTTGGAGGAATAATTTTTGACTGGATAAGTCATTCATCTCCATTTGCTCTTGTCGGTATTGCCGACGCTGCTGCATTGATTTACGGGCTTTCAGTTTGGAAAGACATTCCAAAAATCAATAAACACAGCGATTTCAGAGATAGCCACTATTGA